A portion of the Pseudomonas synxantha BG33R genome contains these proteins:
- a CDS encoding glyceraldehyde-3-phosphate dehydrogenase produces MWKVPVTQKPDQCLGEWIDREALAEAMIPLIGQLYRNNNVVSSIYGRSLINQSVIAILKAHRFARHRSADDSELSVHETFPLLKAMSELKLGAASVDLGKLAYKFRKEGAGRSAEQFVREEMADVVGQQNAAARKGTDVVLYGFGRIGRLLARILIEKTGGGDGLRLRAIVVRKGAENDLTKRASLLRRDSVHGSFNGTITIDEENNTITANGNLIQVIYAKNPTEVDYTQYGIQDALLVDNTGVWRDAEGLGQHLACPGIDRVVLTAPGKGKLKNIVHGINHAEITADDKIVSAASCTTNAIVPVLKAVNDKFGIVNGHVETVHSYTNDQNLIDNFHKGDRRGRSAALNMVITETGAATAAAKALPELAGKLTGNAIRVPTPNVSMAILNLNLEKAATREEMNEYLRYMALHSDLHKQIDFVNSQEVVSTDFVGSRHAGVVDAEATITQDNRVVLYVWYDNEFGYSCQVVRVMEDMAGVNPPAFPR; encoded by the coding sequence ATGTGGAAGGTTCCCGTGACTCAGAAGCCCGACCAGTGTCTTGGTGAATGGATCGACCGTGAAGCACTCGCAGAAGCGATGATTCCGCTTATCGGCCAGCTGTACCGCAATAACAATGTGGTGAGCTCGATCTATGGCCGCAGCCTGATCAACCAGTCTGTCATCGCGATTCTCAAAGCTCACCGCTTTGCGCGCCATCGCTCCGCCGACGACAGCGAACTCTCCGTCCACGAAACATTCCCACTGCTTAAAGCCATGAGCGAGCTCAAGCTCGGCGCGGCCTCGGTAGACCTGGGCAAGTTGGCCTACAAATTCCGCAAGGAAGGCGCCGGCCGCAGTGCCGAGCAGTTCGTGCGTGAAGAAATGGCCGATGTGGTTGGCCAGCAAAACGCCGCGGCCCGCAAAGGCACCGACGTGGTGCTGTACGGCTTCGGCCGTATCGGCCGCCTGCTGGCGCGCATCCTGATCGAGAAAACCGGTGGCGGTGACGGCCTGCGCCTGCGTGCCATCGTGGTGCGCAAAGGCGCCGAAAACGACCTGACCAAACGCGCCAGCCTGCTGCGTCGCGATTCGGTACACGGCTCGTTCAACGGCACCATCACCATTGACGAAGAAAACAACACCATCACCGCCAACGGTAACCTGATCCAGGTGATCTACGCGAAGAACCCGACCGAGGTGGATTACACCCAGTACGGCATCCAGGACGCCCTGCTGGTGGACAACACCGGCGTATGGCGTGATGCCGAGGGCCTGGGCCAGCACCTGGCTTGCCCGGGTATCGACCGTGTCGTGTTGACCGCGCCTGGCAAAGGCAAGCTCAAGAACATCGTGCACGGCATCAACCACGCTGAAATCACCGCTGACGACAAGATCGTGTCCGCCGCTTCCTGCACCACCAACGCCATCGTGCCGGTGCTCAAAGCTGTGAATGACAAGTTCGGCATCGTCAACGGCCACGTTGAAACCGTTCACTCGTACACCAACGACCAGAACCTGATCGACAACTTCCACAAGGGCGATCGCCGTGGCCGTAGCGCCGCGTTGAACATGGTGATCACCGAGACCGGTGCTGCCACCGCTGCTGCCAAGGCCCTGCCTGAGCTGGCCGGCAAGCTGACCGGTAACGCGATCCGTGTACCGACGCCGAACGTGTCGATGGCCATTCTCAACCTCAACCTTGAGAAAGCAGCCACCCGTGAAGAGATGAACGAGTACCTGCGCTACATGGCGCTGCACTCCGATCTGCACAAGCAAATCGACTTCGTCAACTCGCAGGAAGTGGTCTCCACCGACTTCGTTGGCTCGCGCCACGCCGGTGTGGTGGACGCTGAAGCGACCATCACCCAGGACAACCGTGTTGTGCTGTACGTGTGGTACGACAACGAGTTTGGCTACAGCTGCCAGGTGGTTCGCGTGATGGAAGACATGGCTGGGGTCAACCCGCCTGCGTTCCCGCGCTAA